GAAATCCAGGAAATTTTCTCGGTAGTCTTGTGTGAGGAGCAGATGCTTTCTGCTATTGGgggcgaaaaaaaaaaagggaaggatGACACCAGAGCAGAGCTGGCAGTAACAGGTAATGAATACATTATGTAAAGGTGATTTGATTAGAGGTGATTCTAGTGAAGGAGGTTGAATAAATGTTGACTAACGGTGGCGTTACGTCCTCTTCAGAAGTTTGTCTTGCAGAAAGTGGGTTGTTGACAGGAAACTCAACTTGCAGCCTACATTCAATCCAGGAGGTATGTGACATGGATTTCAACTAATATGTGTACTTGTGATTACATTTTGTTACTGAATTGGAGCAGCAGGtgtttgtaaaatgtgtgtctGCTTCAAAATACCCTTCATTGATCCACAATTTGTTCTGGTGAAGGAGGTGAACTCTCCAGATTAATCATTACTGAATCTGTtcattttattagatttttGGTGGTTGAATTTGCATTCTTTGTTCTTTATATTTGCTTCTGATTGCATTTTAGTTAGTATTAAAGCAAAGCTATGCACCTTTTGCTGAATAGCAGCAACTGTAGCCATGTGACAATCACAAGATACTGGTAAATAGTAAAAGGTAGTGTAATCACAATCTATCTAAAGTTTTCTAACACTAACTGCACAACCAGGAGGGACTGTAGTGGTGTGCTGTGAGTGCTGAACTGAGAAAAGGTTCATTTTATTGCTTGTGAATTCAACCTTTAACTTGTTAAAGGAAGAACGTGATATTTTGGCCTTGAGAAGTTAGTTTTACTTTTAAGATAAATATTCCAACTGGGTTAACAAATCCATTTGAGTGTGTCTATGCAACCATTTGTCCTGGTTTCATTTTTGCAACTCGTACTGTGTCAGATTACCAGCATGAGAAACCTCTTTTCTTACAGGTTGGAGTGGCTCTTAAGGAATTCTTGCCAATCTGAAGCTTTAActtttcaacacacaaacttccAAAAAAGACAGACGTAGTTTGAGAATGTTTGGAAACAACGGGCCTTTCTCGTATTCCCCGAGGTCAGTAAGTTTAATTTCACTTTCAGGTTAACAAGTCACTGGAATTAATTTGTTGAAGCGTTTGAGTACCAATTAGATTCTTTCCAACACTATAAACACCAGCTCATGTCCTTCCATGATACAACACTGCTGTGTTATGGTTACAGTGCAGCTGGGGGTTTATCTTCCGATCACTGTGCTTATTATACCTCAGGGGTTTCTCACAGGAGGACCTCCCTCAGCAGAGGCGAGCTTTCCAACAAGATGACCTCAAGGGGGCTCCACTGCAGAGAAACAACATGTCCAGACCCAGTGGGaaatcaatatacagtatgcccAGACATAAACAAACCTCATcgaattattttgtttttgtgataacAAAATgtcacaccttttttttttaaatacaaatttcTTTACATCAGTGCAGAGAAAGGAGTACTCTGAGGCGCTGAGCAAACATCCTGACAACTTTCACGTCAGAGTGGAGGTAAGTGATTTTGAAATCTGCACCAGCATGGACACGTAGTACAACCTTTAGCTCTCTTCATCCATGACTTCTCCACATTGACTCTGCAGCACTTGTTCACCTGTGAGCTGGACGGCCAGGAGGTGAAGACGATAGACGACTGCTTGGCCAAGCTCAAGAGGCTGGATGCCAAAAGTAGTCTGTGGCCTCAGGAGATGATCATGGAGGTTCAGGGTGGATATCTACTGCTCAGTGATATCGAGACCAAGGTTACTAGCTACACGATTCAGATAATTTAAACAAGTATGGcacatggccaaaagtatgtggacatcATAACATTCCACTTTAATTGTTGAACATCTCATTCAAAGTGTTCTGCTATGTTTGTATTTAACATGAGACGTTAAGTGTCTGTCTGTAGCATCCCGGGTCGCACCctgtgaaaaataatgtgtgcaTCTGCCCTGTGATCTCTCCCCGGCGGAGTAAAAATACAACATATAAGACTTTGTCAGGGATAGAACGACAAAGCCCTGGACTTATTTCCATCATTGGCCTCGTGTGGCATTCAGTGTCTGACATTTAGatttattacaaaataaaaactggaaCTAGAAAAAGGAATTGTGACCATTTTCAGAGGGTCATAGCTCCACTTTTGTCTGAGTGTAAATACTTTCAATATTAGCTGTATTTCATAAACCTGTCGTCATTGCGCTTGTTCTGTTCAATCTTGATTCTGCAGGCAGAGCTGGAGTCGCTGCCTTTGAGCTGCATCCTGCAAACCAAAGCTGTGCTGGATAGCTGTGCCTACAACTCTCTGCTGACAGTAACTGTGCAGCAATGCAATAAACGCATCCCTCAGGTGTTCATGTTCCAGTGTGAGGAAACTGGGGTGAGTCACATTTCACCAGAACCCTCAGTGACCTCTTCCTTGTATCTTTGATCTCCTGAAAGCTTCCAGAGAAGGGAGGATCTGATAGTCATTCTCAATTGTAAAATCTCTGAAACCATTATTTCATAACAAGCATTTTTTGCTGGTGTCACATAGGAGTTTGATTTAAAGCAGGTCTGTTTTACCAGGCACAAGTCGTCAAGAGTGATCTGGATAAGGCAGCACAAAAAGGACGTGATGTTGTGGAGCCACGCAGAGACCAGTCTGACATCAGGTACAATGTCACATCACATGAATACAGTCTAAAGGGAGATAAAATCACattaattgaaaataaattgaACCGTAAAATGCATTAACTGTCTGTTGTGGATGTCAGGAGTAATCTTGAGAACATCATCGGGCAAAATGTTCCAGGAAGTTTCTGGCAGGCTGGGCCTCGTCCTGTGCAGCAACAGAGGACCCCACCACCACCGGACCACCCGCACCCACAGTGGAGGAGCAGAGAACCAGGTACGACTTGATCGCATCCACTGAAAGCATATGAAAAAAATCTTTCATCATGGAGGAGAAACTCCTTTAAGTTCCTCAAATATCTCAAAAGTTTATGGATGTGTTCTGTGCAAATAAAATGGGTTCAGCAATAAACTATCCAGTACGTTTTGTACTGTGTCAACATTGATATTTGTCTCCAAACAATGAATTTTTGTTCTTTGTAGAAAATATACCATCTCCACCCTTCTTCCCCCCACAAGAGGCAACGATGCACCATCCTGATCTTCATGAATTACAGAGTAGCACAGAGGTCGCTGAGCAAATGAACATGAAGAGGAACACAGTCAGTACTGCCAATTGAACCGTTTCCACAAATTATAAGTCATAGGTAGTGGATTATATCAGTTTGATGCATGTGCTCCTTTTCACAGGACATTTTAAACCACGTTATAAATGATTTGGAGATCTTCATGGCCAAAGTGTCTGCTGCAGCAAATGAGTCTTCTCTACCACAAAAAGACAAGAGCAAGAAAAAACATGCGTTGGGGAAgaagaaatcaaagaaaaaTGGTAATATCCTTTTTCCAGTTTATCTTTCCAAGGGCACATCTAATTAAAGCTACAGTTTATAACtataattaaaaataactttttgtcatatttgctcaaactACTACATGAATCAGTTCATCTCTGAAAATCATCACTTTCCTATTGCCTCCTCCTGGTGCTCCTAATGGCATAAGGAAAACAACCAATTGTAGTCGAGGAGTCTCTAACCCAGTGGGCCTATTTGTcgcctcaaatgttttcagaaacatatatTAATAGGCaaggcaaatttatttatatagcacatttcagcgacaaggcaattcaaagtgctttacatcaatCAGACATCAAAAAGCAAATAACGAATACCATTTTTTAAAACAGAtgaaatacgagaataaaatacacagtgcagtataagcaattaaaaaaaggcaacatcaaaaagaaaggtcttcagccttgatttaaaagaactgagagttacGGCGgtcctgcagttttctgggagtttgttccagatatgcggcgcataaaaactgaacactgcttccccctgtttagttctgactctggggacagagagcagacctgtcccagacgacctgagaggtctggttggttcatagtgtagtagcagatcagaaatatattttggccctaaaccatttagGGATTTATAAACCAccagaagtattttgaaatctattctttgaggtacaggaagccagtgcaaagacttcagaactggagtgatgtgatccactttctaggtcttagtgaggactcgatcagcagcattctgaatcagctgcagctgtctgagtttttagggagacctgtaaagacaccgttacagtagtcaagtctactgaagataaaagcgtggacaagtttttccaaatcctgctgagacataagtcctttaacccttgatatattcttaaggtggtaataggctgactttgttatTATCTAATAGCTGTAAAATGAGAAAGTTTGCCCGTCTGGTGGGCAAAGCTTGCTTTTGGCTCGACTTGGTCACAAATGTTCTCATTGTACAGCTAAACAGttcactaaaatatgtttcttaaaacatttgaggcaagaaataggcaatgcagtAACAAATGATTGGTTGTTTATCTTTGAACGCGGTGGAAACTTGCAAATGCCATAAAGATCACtgagaggaggcagaggaacatgATTATTGTTAATGTTTATTAATGATTATAAATGACCTCCTTATAGGTGCTGACATGCTGATAGCACGTCTGatacgtttctttttttctcctgcagcaccagcagcagctgTCAGTCTGCCACCCTGGGAGGAATATATCTCCTGTCTTCAAAAAATCAAGTATGGATTCAATCTGCTGGTAAATACTTTAAATGTCTCCGCAGATTATAAATTGACCAGAGTGGTTTGGAAAGATTTTGGGTGAACGCTCTAATGTGATGACTGAAATGTGCGCTGGCTGCAGTCTGACTGAAAAGCTCTTTGTATTACAGGGCCAGCTGGAAGGGGCACTAACCAGCCCCACAGCTGCTGACTTTGTCCACATCTTCTTCACTAGTTTAGGCATGGTGAGctcttttaaacttttttttttttttgcctgggTGAATCTACTTTCAAGGCACCAATTATTTACAGCGATTGTCACTCCactgtgttcatatttttcttGACCTTAAAAGTTGATACTTCCttctagagatggtccgataccattttttgcttcccgataccgattctgatacctgaaattgtgtatcggctgataccgagtactgatccgataccagtgtgtcatattttattatgttttaacaactgtattctactatccctgtatggatgttaTATGATTTCTAGCTTTGTTgttggtctggctcaggttaaactctttgtgaaacatgaacaaacacaggcaatgaatgccacagaactttcttttattatccagtttgacagtcagtgataacggaaaaagaacataaataaactactttaacgtagattttctttagggctttattacgtggtatcggatcagtgcataaactccagtacttcccgataccagcgttttaggcagtatcggaggcgatACCAACATCTCTACTTCCTTCATTTTTTCCACAGATACTGCCTCAGTATCCTGCAGACCTACCTCCCACTGTGCTCTCCCCCCTGCTGACAGAGGCGGCCCTGCAGCTGCTCCGTCAGGTGGTCAACCCGGAGGAAGACCAGCTGTGGAGGTCTCTGGGAGACTGCTGGAACTTCCCCAGGTAGGACGGCCTTTATAACCCTCACACACTAAGCTTGTCACCTTCTCATATATAGCTCTCTGATTGTAAGTGCACCTTTAAGTGCCCAGACTTGCCTTAACCTGGGGCGTAGTGTGTGCTTTTGCTGATATGTAAATATAGGTCAGAGttaatgctgcattcatgttcTTTGGAAAACATGATAGACAGGagtgttttaattttaaactaCTGCTAATTTCAGTTTAAGATTGTACTTTCTGCTTGAGTAGTTAATTTTGGCAATGGACAAGGAAATACATTGGATgacatcattttatttattagtttaCTAATGCTTTATTGATCAGTTATGAACCATTAATTAGACCAACTAGTGTTTAACTTTCCACACTTACTTTTAATAGCGGCATTATAGAGGATAAacacataaatgtaattttttttcacctttgtgCAACCCAGCTGTTTctccgtttccagtctttatgctaagctaacaatCTGCTGGCTCAAGCTTCATATTTACGTGGTGTCGACTcgctgcaagaaagcaaataagcagaTTCCctaaaatgtcgaactattactttaattttattttacaaactcTTCATGAAGGGGGCCTCATTAGAATGTGGTAcgaaaacattttgtaaataaaacatttataactCCTACTGACATGCCAGGACCTGCCTTCTTACTGTGTCTGAAAAAGCTCATTACTGTAGAAACAATGTTCGTGAAATCAAGTTAAGATGTCACTTCAGTGGGCCTGAAAcagttattacataattgtcttaATTGTCAATTTGTTTATATAATTATGatgtctttgtttaaccgcaatgaCAATAgaataacattagctaaggtctgaaggcgtatgactggtaatCGTCGATTTTGTTTAcgtatgccaaattgtaattatataagtgtcAATTGGTCGGACTATagttttattatttcagttgttgtCAATGGTTGTTGGCACTTGATCCTATAcatgttcatagcaacaaaaatgacaagggcGGGGATACATTTAGAAAGtagttttatgataataaagaggtgtTGTTTAATTCATAGGCAGTGGGCCTGTGTTAtgacattatctgggtcacataacagtgatataaccaaaagatatatcctggaattcattcaaatctttaatttgtttaaaaaaggtaaataaataaatatttttcaatttgactgaaagacacAATTATACTGTTAATCTCAATTTTTTCTGAGACagttaattgtacagcaaaatttggaattgttctACGCTTCAGTATTAGATActccctttttgtttttaacttggCTTAAGTTTCCTGCCCTCCTGTCACCTCATAGGTCCAGATGGCCGGACGACGATGTCCCACTTTACATCCCTGACTTCTACGATGGCTGGCAGCCGCCTGCCCCCTCACACACGCCTTCCCCACTCCTTAATCGGAGCGGTCCAATGAGGAGGAGCGAGCATTTACCACCCAGCCCCCATAAGCCATCCCTGTACATGCGGGTCATTTACAACTTCGTGGCCAGGAACAACCGAGAGCTAAGCATTATGAAGGGAGATGTTGTTCAGGTGAGATGAAAAACATGGTCAGTGGAGTTGGATATGGTTTTTGACTGACAAAACTGACAGCATATGTGTCATGGGATAGTTACAAAACCATTGTCCAAAAGTCCATTTGACTGTTGTTCAAATCCCTGGTTTGCTTTTTCTTGGGCAGCGTAAACTTTAATtaacaaattacaaaaatgctaaatattttttcggctccaaaagaaagaaaaatggacAACAGATGTAGTCACCAGTGTTGGAAGCAGCATTCATAATTTATGTTACTTAACTACAAGTACTACTACCACACTGTGcaaatactccactacaagtaaaagtcccacattcataaactgtaagtaaaagtatgcaagttttcttagcaaaatgtacttaaagtatgaaGAGTACAATAACTATTATAtaatgtttctggattaatattatttctgcattaatgtgtatctgtagatgtttaaggtggTGCTAATTTTAActtgtttatatactgttgggtagtttaatctacagcactgcatcatattctataagattatcatatgtttgtagcatTGCTGACCTGAAAAATAGccatt
This genomic interval from Sander vitreus isolate 19-12246 chromosome 7, sanVit1, whole genome shotgun sequence contains the following:
- the eps8l3b gene encoding epidermal growth factor receptor kinase substrate 8-like protein 3b, producing MFGNNGPFSYSPRGFSQEDLPQQRRAFQQDDLKGAPLQRNNMSRPSGKSIYMQRKEYSEALSKHPDNFHVRVEHLFTCELDGQEVKTIDDCLAKLKRLDAKSSLWPQEMIMEVQGGYLLLSDIETKAELESLPLSCILQTKAVLDSCAYNSLLTVTVQQCNKRIPQVFMFQCEETGAQVVKSDLDKAAQKGRDVVEPRRDQSDIRSNLENIIGQNVPGSFWQAGPRPVQQQRTPPPPDHPHPQWRSREPENIPSPPFFPPQEATMHHPDLHELQSSTEVAEQMNMKRNTDILNHVINDLEIFMAKVSAAANESSLPQKDKSKKKHALGKKKSKKNAPAAAVSLPPWEEYISCLQKIKYGFNLLGQLEGALTSPTAADFVHIFFTSLGMILPQYPADLPPTVLSPLLTEAALQLLRQVVNPEEDQLWRSLGDCWNFPRSRWPDDDVPLYIPDFYDGWQPPAPSHTPSPLLNRSGPMRRSEHLPPSPHKPSLYMRVIYNFVARNNRELSIMKGDVVQVVQKSKQWWLVRNARNEEGNVPQNVLEQMESDGPMEALLWDTRGPVTLDMSSSPAEVKAWLEYKRFSKITVTSLGVLNGKLLLGMTKDEIRTVCPEEGGKVFFQLQAIKSAIALASEPSGLYNGRY